aacctgggaggcggaggctgcagtgagccgagatattgccactgcactccagcctgggtgacacagtgaagctccatctgaaaaaaaaaaaaaaaaaagaaaagaaaagaaaagaaaacttaaaatgacATATATGTGGCTTGCATTTTGCTTCTACTGGACAGTGCTGCCCTGAAGCTCTCCCATTCCATCACGTGGCTGACATGCCTGATTGCAGGGCTTAGACACTAATATGAGGGGGTAAAGAGATGTAGTGGATATTACAGATATGTATGAATATTCTTCCCCTAAAGCTGAAAGAGCTTTCATGGAAATGCCTGGAGCCATTCAGTAGAGAACCAAGTGCTCTTCCCCATGGTAGATAACTCAACTTTGATGGGACAAATTGTGTCAGCAGTGGGGGAGACAGTGGTACCATCCCTTGAGTATCTCCCCTTGGATCAGTCACCCTTGTCTTCAGCTTCTAAGAGAGACAGGACCTCAAAGCTCTTGAAGGTTCTTGTCCAGCcctttcatttcacagatgggaaaataaGGCACTGTCCAAGTAACACACAGTGACAGTGGCAAAGTTGCGCTTGCTTCCCAGGCCCCTGACCTCAGACAAGCGTGTTCTCTCCAATTAAATGCTTGTTTCTCCTTATCTTGCTCCATTTTCCTATCTTGTGGCAAGAGATCAACAATCGAAATTCCAATCCTAGTTCTGACACTGATCAATGAAATAAAcatgtaggctgggtgtggtggctcacacctgcaattccatcaaggcaggaggatcacttgaggccaggagttcaacactagtgTGGGCTACAAAGCtagaacccgtctctacaaaaaatttggtGCTGtgtacctacagtcccagctactctgtaggcagaggtgggaggatcatttgagcccaggagttggaggtgaCACTGAGCCACGATCAtcccactgtattccagcctaggcaacagagcaagaccctgtctctaaaataataataataataataataataataataatagtaaaaaatatttacGAAGCACCTATTGTATCAGTCACCTATTGTTCTAGATACTGGGGGAACAACAGAGAACAGGACAGGCAATGGGTCAAAAGccaataaataggtaaataaataagaTCATTTTTGACAGTAATAATTGCTACAAGGAAACTCAACTGGCCGAAATGAATGGGGGGATGTGAGTTACTTCAGATAGGGTGGTCAGGGAGGCGAAGGCCTCCCTGAGGGGATatgtgagctgagatctgactGAGCGAGTCACAGGAAGGTTTGAGAGTAGAACAGGAAGTTGTGAGTAGAGCCTTGAAGGAAAGAGAACAGCAGGTGCAAGGGTCCCCAGGCAGGACTCAAGGTGGCCACTCAGGCATCAGAAAGAAAGTCaggtgggcatgatggctcacacgtgtaatcccagcactttgggaggctgaggtgggtagatcacctgaggtcaggagtttgagaccagcctggccaacagggtgaaaccccttctctactcaactacaaaaattagccaggtgtggtggcacatgcctgtcatctcagatactcgggaggctgaggcaggagaatcgcttgaagctgggagcaGGAGATTGAAGTGAGCGGTGATCACATCCCTGTACTCCAGGCTgtgtgacagggcgagactccatctcaaaaaaataaaaaataaaaaaaggaaggaaagccTATCAGGCTGGACAGGAGTGGGAAGGGGCAGTGAATGAGAATAAGCAAGGGCCAGACCCTCAGGGCCTCAAGCCTGCCCTCTCTGGACTTTGCTCTTTCTGTCTACAACAAAAGGGATTCTATCGCTTGGATTCTCAGatcctccttttctgtttttgacaCTGAAGAATTCTGTAACCTGCAGCTTTTCCCCTACATGTGGCTAGCAGCCTAGAACATTCCAGGCACTGTGGTTTCTGCCTTTGCTTCATTCACTCCTGGCATATTCCcatggtctcaaatgcctggccaCCCATTTGGTGGGCCCCTGGCTCAGCGCAGTACCCTCTATGTACATCAGAAAGCAGAGTCTCTTGGGGATACCTAAGGTGTCCATACAGAAGTGTTTGGACCAATGCAGCAGTACAGCTGTTCTTCCAAAAAGGAAGTTGCACAAAACACCAAggccaaaaaaagagagaaacagactcTTTTCCtgaagaagagagacagagaaacagactCCCCAGAGATCATCTGAATTGCTCAGCACCTAGAAGATGAAGGCAGTCATATCCCTTCCCAGTCACACTCACAGAGGCAGTTGCCGGGATCCCAATACAAGGTTTGGAGGAGCTGTCTCTGAGGTattccttcctgcccttccaCACCCAGAAGGCCTCATTCCTGGTCCCTGGCTACTTCTAGagcccaccatgcccagaccTCTTACCCACCTCACCTCATTTTTGTGGGACCACCCTCCCTACATACTTTTGGCGGGCAATTATAGAAACCCATCCACTCCCCAGGAGAGATCAAGAAGTCTCCAGCTTTCTCCCACAAGCCCCCTGATCCGTCCTCCAGATGCAGACCTCCCCTTACCCATGAATTAGGAACCAAGGTCCACAGCCATCTTAGGACCCTAGAGTCTGAGACCCCGGAGGCCTCCGCCACCCCATCAAGACTCAAAGCCCACTGCTCCTTGGGGACCTGTGTGCAGGCTTTCTCCCCCAGAGAAATGTAGACCCTGTTTCCCTCTGAGGCTCTGAAGCCCAAGAGTTCCAGCTCCCTGGGGCGCTCAGGTCTCCCTCCCCTATACTGGAGTTTAGGTACCAGTCATGGACACCTCCCCACCAATTAGGAAACAGGACTTCTCCCCTCCCCTGGAGGACTAAACATCCAGTAACTCCAGTTTCTACTCCCTAGGAGACAAAGACATAGTCCCTGCTAGACTCTGGGCCACCAACTTCCTTCAGGACAGAAGGGTCTGGATGTCATGCACCATGGTTCCCAAAGAAATCAGGATtcctggcagggcacggtggctcacgcctgtaatcctagcactttgggaggcccaggcgggtggatcgcctgaggtcaggaattcaagggcagcctggccaacaggctactaaaaatacaaaaattagccaggcttggtggcaggcacctgtaaatccagctactccggacgctgaggcaggagaatcgcttgaacctgggagagagaggttgcagtgagccgagatcgcgccattgcactccagcctgggcaacaagagacttcgtttcaaaaaaaaaaaaaaaaaaggaaaaaaaaaaaagaaattaggattCCTGTCCCCCAGACTCTCTGAATCCAGGTGATGAGAAGTCACACATCCCTGCTAGAAATCAGAGTCCACATCCCTTTCAAGCACCCAGGATTAACCCCAGGCATCCCCTGCCACAGTCTGGACCCTCAAGCCCCCTCCCACCTCTCACTGGGCAGACTCAGGGGGTGCCAGTACAGCCTCAGCATCAGCCCGCATCTCATCCAGAGCCTGCAGCAGTACGCCGTGAGCCGCTCGGTAGCCCAGGCCACCTGTCGCCGCTGCGCCACCCGCAGGCCACAGGAAGGAGAGAGCACCCAGTGCTGCGCCCCCAGCAGTGCCCTCGCCTGCCCAGGCGCCCAGCCTTGCTTCGACCTCGGCGCGCGTCACCGGGCCTGGGAAATGAGCGCGCGCTGCCAGCTCCCCAGGAGCCAGGCCCAGGGCACGCTCACGTCGAGCCAGTGCCGCGGGTTCCAGTCCCAGGCCCCGTCGCCACTCCGCCAGCTGACCCCGCAGAAGTGCCACGTCgcatgcccagcccagccctgggagTGGTGCCGCCGCCGCTGCCAGACTAGCCAGCAGAGCTGGCCTCCACGCCCCGGCCCGCAACGCCGCAGCCTTGGTTCGGGCAGCGCTGGGAGATGCTGGTGGCAGTGCCAGCAGCAGCGCCCCTGCCTGGGCTGGGGGGAGCGCTTGCCGCAGCCATTCGCATAGCCCTGGGAGTCCACCAGGCCGTAGGGGGAACACTGGCGGCGGTGCCTCCTCCAACACCTCCCACGTCTCGTCCTCCGGGCTTAACACGGCGGCCCGCTCTGAGTCGCCACCACCTGATTTCTTCATGCCGACAACCTGCTGCAAACCCTCGCTGCCAGCTTTCTCAGGACCTTCCCCGCTGCCTGCTTTCTGCGATCCAGCGCTacatttctcccttcccttacTGAGTGCATTCTCCAATCCCCCTCCGCCTGCGTTCTTTAAGCTCTCGCCGTTGGGTTTCTCCATCTTTCCTTCTCCCAAATACTCCGGATCCTCGCCCTCGCCGTCTGTGCGCACGCAGACAAGAGGCGCATCTGGTAGCACCAAGGCCTGGACCTGGGCCCAGTCCTTCTCAGTGGGGGCCCCAGGGGTGACGAGGATGAGGGCGTCGTAGTGCGTTGGGTGAGAGGCTGCGGCCGCGGTGGTGGCAGTGCCCGTGGGACCCAGAAGCACAGTCCAGAGCACCACATTCGGGCGCTCTGGGGCCGGGAAGGGAGTGGGCCCCGTGGGCGCCGAAGCAGGCGCAGCACCTGGGTCGCCAGGATCCAATCCAAGCAGCATGTCCACCACAAGGCCCACGTCAGCCTTGCCGGCCACGGCCAGGTCTAGCCGTGCGCTGCCCAGGCGCTCCAGGCCTGAGCGCACCCACGACAGCGCAGCCTCCAGGCCGCCGGTCTCAAAGGCCTCACGCACAGCCTCCAGCTCTGCTGCACCCAGCACCTCGAAGCCATCCTGGGCCGGGGGCAGGAGCCTGTGGGGACAAGAAGGGTCAGGGTCAAAGGCAGAAGAGGGGCTGGGTGACATGGACTGGGCTATGAATGACAAGGGCGGAGCTTTCCTAAGGATCCCAGAATGGGGCAGGGATAGGAAAGGGAAGGGCCAGACTGACGGCAAGGCAAACAGAAACCAGATGGGGAGGGGCCATGATGATATGGGCGGGGCTTCAAGCAATAATGGAGTCTTGATTATTGAACAGGTGGACTTAAGGTCAGGTTTCCCACTCTAGCCTAAAATGGGGATTGGGCTAAGACTTCCATGGAATACAGTATTTGGGGGCGGGGCTTTTCCAAGGGTCGGCTGTGCTGGGTGGGACAAAACTCAGAGAGGGTGGGGCCTAGAACAAAGAATCGCAACTGTATTGTGGCCTAAACACAAGTCCAGCACTATTTGAGACAGACAAGGTCGCCAAGGCACTCTTTTCAGAGGCTGGGCCTAAGAAGGGTCAGTGAGGGGAGAAATTTCATCTACTAGTTCTTACCAAGGGGGAGTGGCTAAGGTGACTCCCCACCAGGTGAGGCTAAGGAAAAAAGATGATAGTGTACTAGGACAAGGGACtgtccctctctgagcctcattttaaagtctgtaaaatgaggaggcTGGCAGGTGGTAGAGCAAATTCAGGAGGTAGCCAGCAAGTGGGCACAGAAACGAGAGGGAGCTGGAGAAAGGAGGTGGATGAGGATGCCCCAAGATCCTCATTGCTGGTGTGGCTTTAGGTCACTTGAAAACCAAACTGATGGTGGGGAGGGCTCAAGGATTAGAGTTTTCAGGTAAAATCTTCCAGGGGGCTGGGCAaagtgcctcacgcctataatcccagcactttgggaggccagggagggcggATCACCTTGCTTGGGGCAGGGCCTAGAAAAAGGAGCCTCAGGGCCCCAGCAGATAAAGTGTTAAGATTTTCCCTTTTAATCCTAGGGCTTTGGGAAGCCTGGGTGGGGGCatggcttgaggccaagaatttaagaccagcctggggaaacagtgagatcctgttttgCAGCCTGTCCTattagctactctggaggctgaggcaggaggatcatttgagtccaggaggtggaggccctCAGTGAGCTAGGAtagcagcactgcactccagcctgggcgatagagtgagaccctgtctcaaaaaaaaaaaaggccgggtgtggtggttcacgcctgtaatcctagcactttgggaagctgaggcgggattattgcttaaggccaggagttcaaattCAACCTAGTCAAcgtagcgagaccctgtcccttgggaaaaaaataataataatagagctAAGCTCTTTGCCCCAAACTCACTGGGGAAGGGATCTCATGGATCTCAAATAGGACCTAGGTGTGCAGGGTCTCAACTAAGGGACCAAGCCAGAAAGCACTCACCTCCGCAGCGCTTCTGCCTGGCTCTGCAGCGCCGCCCGGAGGCGCTCTAGCTCCTCGCAGCCGTCGCTGCTGCCGCAGTTCGCCGGTAGCACAAACAGATCCGCAGCTCCCAACCCCGCGCTGTTCAGCAGAGCTGCTGTCTGATCACGGGCCTGGGCCGCAGTCTGTGAATCCCCAGGACGGAGGTTCCGCAC
The sequence above is a segment of the Macaca nemestrina isolate mMacNem1 chromosome 20, mMacNem.hap1, whole genome shotgun sequence genome. Coding sequences within it:
- the LOC105463848 gene encoding immunity-related GTPase family Q protein, which produces MPPPQGDVTALFLGPPGLGKSALIAALCDKDVETLEAPEGRPDSGVPSLRAAGPGLFLGELSCPPATPGPWAAEANVLVLVLPGPEGNGEPLAAALGEAARAALARGTPLLAVRNLRPGDSQTAAQARDQTAALLNSAGLGAADLFVLPANCGSSDGCEELERLRAALQSQAEALRRLLPPAQDGFEVLGAAELEAVREAFETGGLEAALSWVRSGLERLGSARLDLAVAGKADVGLVVDMLLGLDPGDPGAAPASAPTGPTPFPAPERPNVVLWTVLLGPTGTATTAAAASHPTHYDALILVTPGAPTEKDWAQVQALVLPDAPLVCVRTDGEGEDPEYLGEGKMEKPNGESLKNAGGGGLENALSKGREKCSAGSQKAGSGEGPEKAGSEGLQQVVGMKKSGGGDSERAAVLSPEDETWEVLEEAPPPVFPLRPGGLPGLCEWLRQALPPAQAGALLLALPPASPSAARTKAAALRAGAWRPALLASLAAAAAPLPGLGWACDVALLRGQLAEWRRGLGLEPAALARRERALGLAPGELAARAHFPGPVTRAEVEARLGAWAGEGTAGGAALGALSFLWPAGGAAATGGLGYRAAHGVLLQALDEMRADAEAVLAPPESAQ